One genomic window of Ilyobacter polytropus DSM 2926 includes the following:
- the modA gene encoding molybdate ABC transporter substrate-binding protein: protein MKKTLKFTIIALFSILFYACGTNGDKTEAKKEITISAAASLTEIMDELKPIYEEKYNTELTVNLASSGTLQRQIEEGAPVDVFISASGKKMDILMEKELLEKGTREDLLKNNLVLIANKESSDKVKSLKDLSKGDVKVSIGEPGSVPAGRYAKESLEYYGDYESIEAKLIFAKNVKQVLSYVESGEVDAGMVYGSDAVNLKNSVIIQKIEAESHSPIVYPGAVIRDSENKESAKEFIEFFKTSEIKELAEKYGFEI, encoded by the coding sequence ATGAAAAAAACTTTAAAATTTACTATTATAGCTTTATTTTCGATATTATTTTATGCATGTGGAACTAATGGGGATAAAACAGAGGCTAAAAAAGAGATCACAATTTCTGCAGCAGCAAGTCTGACAGAGATTATGGATGAATTAAAGCCGATATATGAAGAAAAATATAATACAGAATTAACTGTGAATCTAGCTTCTTCAGGGACACTTCAGAGACAGATTGAAGAGGGAGCCCCTGTGGATGTTTTTATATCTGCCAGTGGAAAAAAGATGGATATACTGATGGAAAAAGAGCTCTTGGAAAAAGGTACAAGGGAAGACCTGCTGAAGAACAATTTAGTTCTTATTGCTAACAAGGAAAGCAGTGATAAGGTAAAGTCACTGAAGGATCTTAGTAAGGGTGATGTCAAGGTGAGTATAGGGGAGCCGGGATCTGTTCCTGCAGGTAGATATGCCAAGGAGAGCCTTGAGTACTACGGAGACTATGAGAGTATAGAGGCTAAGCTGATATTTGCCAAAAATGTAAAACAGGTACTTTCCTATGTGGAATCTGGAGAAGTGGATGCAGGGATGGTGTATGGTTCAGACGCCGTTAACTTAAAAAACAGCGTTATTATCCAAAAGATAGAGGCAGAATCTCATTCTCCTATTGTTTATCCAGGGGCTGTAATCAGGGATAGTGAAAATAAGGAATCGGCAAAAGAATTTATAGAATTTTTTAAAACTAGCGAAATTAAAGAACTTGCAGAAAAATATGGTTTTGAAATTTAG